A genomic region of Bernardetia sp. ABR2-2B contains the following coding sequences:
- a CDS encoding cysteine peptidase family C39 domain-containing protein: protein MKNTITLLLDKLGVSYTPFYLSKLTEKCNQAQTLSDIALLLAYYKVESLAVQIGREELSEIPLPALVLFSQRDENGRTQNEYAILEEVKENEVTLISAKGEQQIKSIEDFGKSWTGYTLLLDKNENAAEPNYIAHKKAERKQSVFESVKVGIQVLVGISFLFLIGKSIFESGNNNLTSIFEISFYVLHSIGFVISAILLSGEIFKDNIVFKKACNAFGKSSSCANTNPKGTSGIDSIKKWFSFSELGVYYFFGAFLFLVISQFQNSFLAFSFQSVISVLGIFAVIVSLYYQKFVLKKWCSLCVSVMVILFLESVLGGIYLFSFQDNLAQITASSVLSISATAIFSFLLPIAIWNILKPILTKYNSSKNKTKNLHSFKYDFEVFKTLLSQSKKIDVRNVPTQFVEGNTASDENPVSLVVISRPTCPPCISAKKDLAKLRESFGNYFKMTTCHLTANQTSEDYKQIAEMLSNLPTNYSETEKESIISEHYAWINQTGISFTPAFIVNGHLLPEKYTVTDLEYFLVHLASEMEEVEENGQEELSLQE, encoded by the coding sequence ATGAAAAACACAATCACACTTTTATTAGATAAACTAGGCGTTTCATACACGCCTTTTTATTTGTCAAAACTTACTGAAAAATGCAATCAAGCTCAAACTTTGAGTGATATTGCATTGCTTTTGGCGTATTATAAGGTAGAGTCTTTAGCTGTTCAGATTGGAAGAGAAGAATTGTCAGAAATTCCTTTACCTGCACTTGTTTTGTTTTCTCAAAGAGATGAAAACGGTAGAACACAAAATGAATATGCCATTTTGGAAGAAGTAAAAGAAAATGAAGTAACCTTGATTTCTGCAAAAGGAGAACAGCAAATAAAGTCAATAGAAGACTTTGGAAAATCGTGGACAGGCTATACACTTTTGTTAGATAAAAATGAAAATGCAGCAGAACCAAATTATATAGCTCATAAAAAAGCAGAGAGAAAACAAAGTGTTTTTGAGTCTGTAAAAGTAGGTATTCAAGTTTTGGTAGGCATATCATTTTTGTTTTTGATAGGAAAATCTATTTTCGAAAGTGGCAATAATAATCTAACATCTATTTTTGAGATTTCCTTTTATGTTTTGCATAGTATAGGATTTGTTATTAGTGCAATCTTGCTTTCAGGAGAAATTTTTAAAGATAATATTGTTTTCAAAAAAGCCTGTAATGCATTTGGAAAGTCCTCTTCATGTGCAAATACAAACCCAAAAGGTACAAGTGGAATAGATTCAATTAAAAAATGGTTTAGCTTTTCAGAGTTGGGTGTTTATTATTTCTTTGGAGCATTTTTATTTTTAGTAATTAGTCAGTTTCAAAACAGTTTTCTTGCTTTTAGTTTTCAAAGTGTTATTTCTGTTTTGGGAATTTTTGCAGTCATTGTTTCTTTGTATTATCAGAAGTTTGTTCTCAAAAAATGGTGTTCTTTGTGCGTATCTGTAATGGTAATCTTGTTTTTAGAATCTGTTTTGGGAGGAATCTATTTATTTAGTTTTCAGGATAACTTAGCTCAAATTACTGCTTCTTCTGTTCTTTCCATTTCTGCAACAGCAATTTTTTCATTTTTATTACCCATTGCTATTTGGAACATCCTCAAACCTATTCTTACAAAATATAACTCTTCCAAAAATAAAACTAAAAACCTTCATTCTTTCAAATATGATTTTGAAGTTTTCAAGACTTTACTTTCTCAATCTAAAAAAATAGATGTTCGTAATGTTCCTACACAGTTTGTTGAGGGAAATACAGCTAGTGATGAAAACCCTGTTTCTTTGGTTGTTATTAGTCGTCCAACGTGTCCACCTTGTATAAGTGCAAAGAAAGATTTAGCAAAATTGAGAGAAAGTTTTGGCAATTATTTCAAAATGACAACTTGCCATCTGACAGCCAACCAAACAAGCGAAGACTACAAACAGATTGCTGAAATGCTATCTAACTTACCTACAAATTATTCTGAAACTGAAAAAGAAAGTATTATTTCAGAGCATTATGCTTGGATAAATCAAACAGGAATTAGCTTTACACCTGCTTTTATTGTCAATGGTCATCTTCTACCAGAAAAATATACAGTTACAGATTTAGAATATTTTTTGGTGCATTTGGCAAGTGAAATGGAAGAAGTAGAAGAAAATGGACAAGAAGAGCTATCTTTGCAGGAGTAA
- a CDS encoding HD domain-containing protein codes for MNDYPQQRKIINDPVHGFIRIPTKLILKLINHPYFQRLRRIKQLGLTEFVYPGALHTRFHHALGAMNLMRMALDTLRLKEHKISHKEYESALIAILLHDVGHGAFSHALECTILKDCHHEELSLLIMEKLDEEFNGQLKTAIEIFKGNYHRPFFHQLVSGQIDVDRMDYLQRDCFFTGVSEGTIGGKRIIRMLNLSDDKLVVEEKGVYSIEHFLNARRMMYWQVYLHKTTVSTEQMLIQTIRRARFLVQQGSKLFSTPSLSFFLENEITLEQFKNDKEVLENFVQLDDYDIWASIKVWTKSEDKILSSLSNMLVNRRLFKTHLTTEELDPNFKQEIKEKVKKQFGINDNELSFLVCEGKISNSAYALGTGEEICILKKNGEVIDITNASDIPYLQSLTQAVTKNYFCYPKMK; via the coding sequence ATGAATGATTATCCACAACAAAGAAAAATCATCAACGACCCTGTTCATGGTTTTATTCGCATTCCCACCAAGCTGATTTTGAAACTTATAAATCACCCTTATTTTCAGCGTTTGAGGAGAATAAAACAGTTGGGTCTGACAGAATTTGTTTACCCCGGTGCATTGCATACTCGTTTTCATCACGCTTTAGGAGCAATGAACCTTATGAGAATGGCTTTGGATACGTTGAGATTAAAAGAACATAAAATCTCTCATAAAGAATACGAATCGGCTTTGATTGCTATTTTATTACACGATGTTGGTCATGGAGCTTTTTCTCATGCGCTAGAATGCACAATTTTGAAAGACTGTCATCATGAGGAGTTATCGCTTTTGATTATGGAAAAGTTAGATGAAGAGTTTAATGGACAACTCAAAACGGCAATAGAGATTTTTAAAGGGAACTATCATCGTCCATTTTTTCATCAACTTGTATCTGGTCAGATTGATGTCGATAGAATGGATTATCTACAACGAGATTGTTTTTTTACAGGCGTTTCGGAGGGAACAATCGGAGGAAAACGAATTATCAGAATGCTCAATTTGAGTGATGATAAATTAGTCGTAGAAGAAAAAGGCGTTTATAGCATCGAACATTTTTTGAATGCTCGTAGAATGATGTATTGGCAAGTTTATCTACACAAAACAACGGTTTCCACAGAACAAATGCTTATTCAGACTATCCGTAGAGCTAGGTTTTTGGTACAACAAGGAAGTAAACTTTTCTCTACTCCTTCCCTTTCTTTTTTCTTAGAAAATGAAATTACTTTAGAGCAGTTCAAAAATGATAAAGAAGTTTTAGAAAACTTTGTACAACTAGATGATTATGATATTTGGGCAAGTATAAAAGTTTGGACAAAAAGTGAGGACAAAATTCTATCTTCTCTCAGCAATATGTTAGTCAATCGTCGTCTTTTCAAAACGCACTTGACAACAGAAGAATTAGACCCAAATTTTAAACAAGAAATAAAAGAAAAGGTAAAAAAACAGTTTGGAATAAACGATAACGAATTATCTTTTTTAGTTTGTGAAGGTAAAATTAGTAACTCAGCCTACGCACTCGGAACAGGCGAAGAAATCTGTATTTTGAAAAAAAATGGTGAAGTGATAGACATTACAAATGCCTCTGATATTCCTTATCTTCAATCACTTACACAAGCTGTTACTAAAAATTATTTTTGTTATCCTAAGATGAAATAG
- a CDS encoding type II toxin-antitoxin system VapC family toxin, with the protein MKYIIDTNILIHIVRNSSTWEYVDMTFEPFEFPKNETYVSFASVAEILALSLKLGWQSKKINRLSELLSKLEIISVSGKIEDKLMQNYALIDAYSQGTLKKLPLPKGMSARNMGKNDIWIAATATSIEATLLTTDDDFLHLDPVFCKIILIEVNK; encoded by the coding sequence ATGAAGTATATAATTGACACAAATATTCTAATTCATATTGTTAGAAATTCTTCTACATGGGAATATGTAGATATGACTTTTGAGCCTTTTGAATTTCCTAAAAATGAAACGTATGTTAGTTTTGCTTCAGTTGCTGAAATTTTAGCTCTTAGTTTGAAGCTAGGTTGGCAAAGTAAGAAAATTAATAGATTATCAGAACTTTTATCTAAGTTAGAAATTATAAGTGTTTCAGGAAAAATTGAAGATAAATTAATGCAAAACTATGCTCTGATTGATGCTTACAGCCAAGGTACATTAAAAAAATTACCTTTACCGAAAGGTATGTCAGCAAGAAACATGGGTAAAAACGATATTTGGATTGCTGCAACTGCTACTTCGATAGAAGCAACTTTATTAACAACAGATGATGATTTTCTTCATTTAGACCCTGTTTTTTGTAAAATAATTTTGATAGAAGTGAATAAATAA